The Paenibacillus swuensis genome contains the following window.
CTGAATAAATCCTTCAATTCGATCCTCAATCGCCGTGGTATCGGCAGGAGGCGGCGTAACAAACGCGATATGCTGATGCCCCAGCTCGAATAAATACTCCGTGCCCCTCTTTGCCGCGGCAACATTGTCCGTACTGATCGACCCGGCGGAGATTCCCTTGAGATGACGATCTACCAGCACGAACGGGAATCGCCCGATCACAAGCTTGAGTATCTCCGGATTGAAATACTCCCCCTGGGCAGGGAAAATAATCAGGCCGTCGACTCCAAGCTCGAGCATGCCCTGGATCGCCTCCTCTTCCAAGGCGGGGATCCCGAACGTCCGGCGTATAACCAGATAGCTGTCCGCCTTGCGGGATGCCTCTTCCATACCGTATACCAAACCCATGCCGTAGCTGTCCCCGAAATCCGTAATAATTAATCCCACGAGAAGCTTGCTCGTTTTGCGGCGGTTGTACGCTCCCGCTCCCGTTCCCGATCCTACCCCGCTCACGTTTCCCGTTACACCAGCCGTTCGCTGCCCTTCGGCAACAAAGGACCCGCGCCCGGGCTGACGAATGATATAACCTTCATTCGCAAGAAGCTCCAACGCTTTCTTGCTTGTAATTCGGCTGACGTTGTACTCCTCCCCCAGCTCTTTCTCGGAAGGAACCCGTTGCCCTACTTTATATTGCTTATCTTCAATCCGTTCGCGAAGCGCGTCGAATATTTTCTCATACATCGGTTTGGATGGTGATTCATTTGCCATAGTACCGGACCTGCCTCTCCCTAACCTTCAACTTTATAATAATATATCATGATATATACACTTTGTGAAGAAGTGTTCTATTACTTCAATCAACCGCCCTTTTTAACCGCAAAACCTTCCCCAATGACAAGCTGCCTATACATCGCTCCCATGCTGAGAATACATTAGTTTAGCTGACAGAAGGCGAGGGAACGCGGCCGGAAACCGGAGGTGCACTTCGACATGCTTCGCAACCTGTACAACCATAGACTGTTGTTGTTCATGCTTTTGCCCGGACTACTCTACTTTATCGTGTTTCATTACATGCCTATGGCCGGTCTGCTTCTTGCCTTTACGGATTACACTCCCTCTTCAGGCCTAGCGGACAGCAACTGGGTGGGGTTGGAACATTTCAAGAGACTGGCTTCAGAGCCGACCTTGGGCATGCTGGTTCGGAACACGGTGCTGCTTTTTCTGTTCAATGTCCTCATCACGTTCCCCCTGCCGGTCATGCTTGCTTTCTTGTTTCACGAACTGAAGAAAGGACCCTTGTCCTCTTTTGTGCAAAACGCGCTCTACCTCCCCTATTTCTTGTCCTGGGTTGTGGTGGTCAGCTTGTTTTACGTTCTGTTTGAAGAAGCCGGCTCCCCCTTTCAAAAGGTGCTTGAAGCGTTCGGACTCGCTCCGGTGCACTTCATGTTGGAAGAAAGCTGGTTTCGTCTGCTTTACACGGGACAGAACCTGTGGCGGGAAGTCGGGTGGGAAACGCTGATTTACGTTGCGGCTATCTCCAGCATCAACAAGACGCTGTATGATGCGGCCAAGCTGGACGGAGCGGGGCGATATCAGCTGATGCTGCATATCACCTGGCCCGGTATACGCAACATGGTCTATATGCTGCTCATCCTCAAATGCGGCCACATCCTCGATCTGGGCTTCGAACATGCCATGCTGCTGATCAACCCGGTAAACCGAAGCTCGGCTGAGATTCTGGATACTTATATGTACACCGCGGGCATTCTGGGCGGACAGTTCGGATATACGACGGCCATCAGCCTGTTTAAATCCGCGGTTGGCGTCACGCTCCTGTTGTGCGGCAATGCCATCATACAACGAGTTCGGAAGGACGAGATTCTCTGATTACTTTCTCGGGTGAAGGGAGACGTGAAACCATGCTTAACCGTTACGGGGCACGTAGGAAGGGAATCTGGTTTGACTGGGTCAACCGGACCTTCCTGTTCTTGCTGGCGATGACAACCGTCATTCCGCTTCTCTATGTCGCATGGGCATCCGTTACCGTGCATGGCGCGTCCAATGCGGCCTTCCCCGGCTTCACGCTGGCTGCCTACAGATACCTGCTGGGTTCCGAAGGCATCGTGCGGAGCTTGGCCAACACCTTCTGGATCACAACGATCGGTACAGTTATCAATGTGTTGCTGACTTGTCTGACGGCGTACCCGCTGGCCCAAGCCTCGCTCCCGTTTCGCAAGGGGTTTCTGCTGTTCATCGCTTGCACCATGATCTGCTGGGGTGGCATGATACCGGATTACTTGGTCGTCAGTCAACTCGGTTTGTTGGATACGTATTGGGCGTTATGGTTGCCCGCGGGCATTCAGCCTTTGCTGCTGTTTGTGCTGGTCGCCTTCTTCCGCAAGCTTCCGTCGAACGTGACGGATTCTGCCAAGTTGGACGGCTGCGGACATCTGGATCTGTTGCTCCGCGTCATCCTCCCTCTGTCCGTACCGCCGATTACCGCGTGCGCGATGATGTATGCCGCCGC
Protein-coding sequences here:
- a CDS encoding GntR family transcriptional regulator — translated: MANESPSKPMYEKIFDALRERIEDKQYKVGQRVPSEKELGEEYNVSRITSKKALELLANEGYIIRQPGRGSFVAEGQRTAGVTGNVSGVGSGTGAGAYNRRKTSKLLVGLIITDFGDSYGMGLVYGMEEASRKADSYLVIRRTFGIPALEEEAIQGMLELGVDGLIIFPAQGEYFNPEILKLVIGRFPFVLVDRHLKGISAGSISTDNVAAAKRGTEYLFELGHQHIAFVTPPPADTTAIEDRIEGFIQAHAEQGIAIDRELWIEDILSTLPSANTEENKQQDIEKIKRRLKENPHITGIFATEYNIAVLAQKAVKQLGLSIPEDISLISFDSPETNGYFPLTHLKQNQEEMGRLAFEHVLKLREGETVPGKIMLDASLIISQSTGPAKTTGRS
- a CDS encoding carbohydrate ABC transporter permease produces the protein MLNRYGARRKGIWFDWVNRTFLFLLAMTTVIPLLYVAWASVTVHGASNAAFPGFTLAAYRYLLGSEGIVRSLANTFWITTIGTVINVLLTCLTAYPLAQASLPFRKGFLLFIACTMICWGGMIPDYLVVSQLGLLDTYWALWLPAGIQPLLLFVLVAFFRKLPSNVTDSAKLDGCGHLDLLLRVILPLSVPPITACAMMYAAAHWNDFMSPLLYVSDVHRWPIQIWLHQVILLSAGGIEPPAGAKPLPLYAIRNALIILAVIPLSLLIASFHSSLLHALPGGSVKE
- a CDS encoding ABC transporter permease, with translation MLRNLYNHRLLLFMLLPGLLYFIVFHYMPMAGLLLAFTDYTPSSGLADSNWVGLEHFKRLASEPTLGMLVRNTVLLFLFNVLITFPLPVMLAFLFHELKKGPLSSFVQNALYLPYFLSWVVVVSLFYVLFEEAGSPFQKVLEAFGLAPVHFMLEESWFRLLYTGQNLWREVGWETLIYVAAISSINKTLYDAAKLDGAGRYQLMLHITWPGIRNMVYMLLILKCGHILDLGFEHAMLLINPVNRSSAEILDTYMYTAGILGGQFGYTTAISLFKSAVGVTLLLCGNAIIQRVRKDEIL